cagtgtaatggtgccaagtaagGATGGTGTCCGTTATTATGGAGTCTTGGAAAAAATAATTGAGTTATCATACTTGATGGATTATAGTGTTTATTTATTCAAGTATAGATGGTTCAAGACAAGTAGAATTGAAGAGGACTCCAATTTTACAGTGTGTTCGTCAAGGAAGAATTTTACGAGTGTGCTCGTTAATACTTATATTCCAAAGAATGCCTGAGATTTTTCTAATATAGATATCGATGATATGGTGACGACTAGTGCTATACCGATATTACAAGAAGTTAGTTCTTCTGGATTTTAGTTATGGGTGGAACTTCCTATATTAGACTGTGTTCCATATGATCGTACTGATGTCAATCCAACTGAACTATACAATGTTAATGGATTATTGGGAAAAACATCTAATGAGTTTGTTTtgttgatgatgaagatgaatttgaAGATGAAACTTTGGTAGAGTATGAAGATGATCAAGAAGAAAATGTACTAGTCGATTGTTATAGCGATTGTGGCGACCGTTTCCATGTTATAGTTACTTATGATGATGGTGAGTTGTAATATGAAAcaatttttgtaactttgtaaTCTATTGGATTCCATTACTTATTATTGTCTAaccattttattatgttttattgattaattctaacaatatattatttttaaataataaatgtaaCAAAAATTTAAATGTAGTATGGAAGGATCAAGGGAAGAAAGTGGTAGTAGCAAGATGGCTCGGGGAGTTTATCATGGGGACGTAATAGAAAAAGAGCTCGCCAAGAAGATATAACAATAGTTATATTAATTTCTCTCTACTAAAATTTAACATTAAACAATCATTTAGTCTTCAAAAGTTTATGTAATCATTAATTTCTTCAAAACCTTTCAACAACGATTACCTATTTGTATTTTAAATGGATTTAGCATTCCAGCTCTGaaatttgataactctacaaaatagagttattttaccacatttttttatactaattgttgcttagtctttgagtttttaagtaatttattaagtttttaagtaattttatatttattagtcttattgtagttttctagatttttatatgtttttatagatattttattattttatgttgtaatttaattatttaaaattagtgttgttagtttgaatgctaaaaatatgattttattgaaattaaattttatgtaaattaaattttaattaatattttcatggaagttatatgatatattttattagtgaaaatatttaattttaatttagttgatgATTACCTTGTAGGAAACATGTTGCATTTTTGTATTTTGAAAAGAtgagaaaataaaataagaaaagcTGAAAAAGAAGTGGCAGTTGCCGGTTTTGAAAATCAAAAGCCCAAAGATTGTGGGTTTATTATAAAGAGCAAAAAGGAGGCCAAGTCTTCAGCCAACCTAGCTGCCTCAGCCCCAGGCCCACGCCACCAGGCCCACTCGGATCAGCAGGAGACTTTGGTCCAACTTGCCTGGGCTTGCCTCCACTTGGCCCAGCCCGAAGCACCCACACCCAGCCACCTGGGCCTTCCTCCAGCTGCTCCCTGCCAGGCCCGCCACTAGCCCACCTTCAGCTCTCCCAGTTGCCCCACGACCCATTCCGCCCCTACCCAGCCACAAGCCAACCGAGCCCACACGCCGAAGCCTCCTCTGCCTATCCCAGCCACCCAACCAGCCCCCTTTGTGCTTCTTGAGCCCATCAAATACACCAATTATCTCCTTGTCCCCTTTgcccaaaaatgccaacttttccaCAAAATTTGCCCCaaaatcattattacaccctaaaatttaccaaTATTtgctatattattattaatttaatcaatttaaatttattattttaatactctcattttgactataaatagagaattttcaagaccatttgtgGGTTCTTATTTTAGGAGGAGGTTGCACTACAAAATCTCTACATTtaccactccattctcttcatatattttttttctttttggtcattATTTCTATGAGCTTTTAGAGCAAAattttgggggttcctcctctaaattttcctatttatgtttgtaatttctattctagttatgagtttgtaatctttttaagattattaaggtgatgatgaaagaATATGTacctagatagtatttatgttgcgtgttgatttcccattttgtgcaataaagtttatggattttctttctcaaatattttctttcatcttaaatatcttgtattttgtaCTTTTAGAACATATTTGCACTTTGTTCTTTATTAGTGCAAAATAATAATATTCTTtaattaaggtgtgccattaaattgtgcacatcaaatgcttagaacaaaacttttcattgtaaataatattaattgatttatttattatttcattagattgatttacattaaatactttaaaattataattttaaaagtgaagataaatcctacaattctATAATAATTTGGGCTTATATAGAAtttctaatttgaataagtgatagtgATTAATTTATACTATTAATGAAACTTGTGAATCaatgtaattataaatattattgagcttatattttgtggattctaatacatTAATAATCTTAATTTACCATTTTGATTTCTATtagtaatttatttatatatattgtctataatttatttattattatcttttattttattttcattatacaaaattctcataaatctttggagctaggttagaatttattaattttgatttaaaatagttttttttcattttagatAAATCCTTTGGGTTTAATCTCGTACTTACATTAACAGTATATGaattcatatacgattcgtgcgcttatgagttataaatttttaaaacattatCGTTTTGGGTCAATCAAAATTGCATAggaataaagaaataaaataaactcAGAATATATGAGGAATAAAGTATCTTAATATATTTTGTATTAAGAAAGAGTATACATTAACCATTCATGTATAATTGTATTTGTAATTGTATGATAACTACATATTCTAATTCTATTAATGTAGTTAGTGGTTGAGGATGTTGAGCATAGCAACTCTTGTTTTGATCAAACGCCTGTAACGGCTCTCTACTCCATCTTCAAGATCTTGAATGCACAACTCCAAGTTTTGTAGTTGGTTTTGCGCCTTATCTTCGAGCTTGTTGTCTGTTGTCTTGACTTTCTTCTGACTGATGAGCAAATTCAATGCAACATCAGCGTTTGCAAAGCCATTGGATTCGTTGATAACTTCACAAGATACTCTTTTGGTGTTCATCATCTTGAAAAGTAATGACCAGCCACTTGATTTTGATTGAGACTTTGATCCAAAAATGAAGGAAAGCATTGATTCAAACACGGTGAGAGTGATTGATTCAACTTCTCTCAACATACTAACGATTTCAACGGTGTCTTGTTCTTTTTTTAGGGAACTGAGGCTGCATCTGTTTtccatggccttgaggactgccTTCTTAACCACTTTCCTAGAGGCTGAGAATTTCTTAACTTCACTTGAGAGACTCATTTCACCTCCTCGCTTTCTGCGCAAAATTGATTGTAGTTCATGTGTGGATTCCTTTGTCTGTTGCAAGGCATCCTTAACATTGTTGCACAGATCCAAGAGTCTCAGAGATCCATCCAAAAGCATATCAACTCGTTTTTCATTCTGCTCTTTGGACAATGCTTGTTGATTTAGGGGTAGCAAAAGCAGTGTATCAACACATTCATGGAGATCTTGAAGACCACTTAGTTTTGAGGCTATGGATGTTGATGATGAAGAGGCTTCTTCAGAAGACCTCAATCTGCACAACTGCTCATTGAACTCAGAAATGAGAGGGTGTTTCCTAGAGGGAAAACTGTTGGAGCGAACGtggtaagctgccatttttttTTTCGTTCGAAAGGAAAGGAGAAGAACTTGATAGCTTCCAAATGTTGAATTATAGTTTAGAATTTAATTGCTTTCCTTTGGCTTCTGCTACCTATTTATATACTCAAAAAGTAAAAGAGACGAGGAATCTCATCCTCTTCAATACACAATGAGCACAACATGATTGTGATTAAGATCTAAACTTACTAATGTGAGGTTGTTGATGCTGTCTCCTCACCACCAAGTCTGTATCTTTTTTAATCAATGATTATCCATTATCACAATGAGTAATACATAAAAGTTGCAATAATACACGAGTGGCGTTGACACCAACTCATCCAAATAAGAAGAGGCTGAGGCAATGACCATTCTATCCGGATCAGCATACCTCCATATGGGACAAGAGAgatttttgatatatatatatatatatatatctcataaCTGACTTGGTTATGTTTCCAATTACTTTGAAATTGGTAATCAAGCATGTTGGTGATTCCATTGGCCTCCTAATAGCGAGACAGACAGCCTAGGTTCATTGCATAAAAGCATATGTATAAAATATACTAGTCTACAATATCGAAAATTAATtgcacatacatatatatatatatatttaggtaTTGATTAATTATATACATTAGACAATTAGAATCTTTGCAGACTCGACATTTTATTTAATTTGCATAAGATCCCATGTGACATCAAACTTGAACAGGGAGTGGTTCAAGTTGACAGACAATTTGCAGTTTAATTCTTTTATATTGTTAAATTTTTACTTTAGTCAA
The genomic region above belongs to Humulus lupulus chromosome 1, drHumLupu1.1, whole genome shotgun sequence and contains:
- the LOC133815104 gene encoding uncharacterized protein LOC133815104; protein product: MAAYHVRSNSFPSRKHPLISEFNEQLCRLRSSEEASSSSTSIASKLSGLQDLHECVDTLLLLPLNQQALSKEQNEKRVDMLLDGSLRLLDLCNNVKDALQQTKESTHELQSILRRKRGGEMSLSSEVKKFSASRKVVKKAVLKAMENRCSLSSLKKEQDTVEIVSMLREVESITLTVFESMLSFIFGSKSQSKSSGWSLLFKMMNTKRVSCEVINESNGFANADVALNLLISQKKVKTTDNKLEDKAQNQLQNLELCIQDLEDGVESRYRRLIKTRVAMLNILNH